From Dasypus novemcinctus isolate mDasNov1 chromosome 8, mDasNov1.1.hap2, whole genome shotgun sequence, the proteins below share one genomic window:
- the SH3GLB2 gene encoding endophilin-B2 isoform X6: MDFNMKKLASDAGIFFTRAVQFTEEKFGQAEKTELDAHFENLLVRADSTKNWTEKILRQTEVLLQPNPSARVEEFLYEKLDRKVPSRVTNGELLAQYMAEAASELGPTTPYGKTLIKVAEAEKRLGAAERDFIHTASINFLTPLRNFLEGDWKTISKERRLLQNRRLDLDASKARLKKAKAAEAKATAEQELRVAQTEFDRQAEVTRLLLEGISSTHVNHLRCLHEFVESQTTYYAQCYRHMLDLQKQLGSSQGAIFPGTFVGTTEPASPPLSSTSPTTTAATMPVMPSVAGLVPPGEAALCLEEVAPPASGTRKARVLYDYEAADSSELALLADELITVYSLPGMDPDWLIGERGNKKGKVPVTYLELLS; encoded by the exons ATGGACTTCAACATGAAGAAGCTGGCGTCCGACGCGGGCATCTTCTTCACCCGGGCGGTGCAG TTCACAGAGGAGAAATTTGGCCAGGCCGAGAAAACCGAGCTCGATGCCCACTTTGAAAATCTCCTGGTCCGGGCGGACAGCACGAAGAACTGGACAGAGAAGATCCTGAGGCAGACAGAGGTGCTGCTGCAGCCCAACCCTA GTGCCCGAGTAGAGGAGTTCCTGTATGAGAAGCTGGACAGGAAGGTCCCGTCACGGGTCACCAATGGAGAGCTGCTGGCTCAGTACATGGCAGAGGCAGCCAGCGAGCTGGGGCCCACCACTCCATATG GGAAGACGCTGATCAAGGTGGCAGAAGCTGAAAAGCGCCTGGGAGCTGCAGAGAGGGACTTTATCCATACGGCCTCCATCAACTTCCTCACACCCTTGCGTAACTTCCTGGAAGGGGACTGGAAGACGATTTCG AAGGAAAGACGACTCCTCCAAAACCGGCGTCTGGACTTGGATGCCTCCAAAGCACGACTGAAGAAGGCCAAGGCAGCAGAAGCCAAAGCCACG GCTGAACAGGAGCTCCGAGTGGCCCAGACAGAGTTTGACCGGCAGGCTGAAGTGACCCGTCTCCTGCTGGAGGGAATCAGTAGCACTCAT GTGAACCACCTTCGCTGCCTCCATGAGTTCGTCGAGTCTCAGACAACTTACTATGCGCAATGCTACCGTCACATGCTGGACTTACAGAAACAGCTGGGCAG CTCCCAGGGAGCCAT ATTTCCAGGCACCTTCGTCGGCACTACAGAgcctgcctccccacccctgaGCAGTACCTCACCCACCACCACTGCAGCCACTATGCCTGTGATGCCCTCTGTGGCTGGCCTGGTCCCTCCAGGAGAGGCTGCCCtctgcctggaggaggtggccCCACCCGCCAGCGGAACCCGAAAGGCTCGTGTGCTGTATGATTATGAGGCAGCAGATAGCAGTGAGCTGGCCCTGCTGGCTGATGAG CTCATCACTGTCTACAGCCTGCCCGGCATGGACCCTGACTGGCTCATTGGAGAGCGAGGCAACAAGAAGGGCAAGGTCCCTGTCACCTACTTGGAACTGCTCAGCTAA